One genomic window of Candidatus Fermentibacter sp. includes the following:
- a CDS encoding RuvX/YqgF family protein: MTLALDYGRARTGVAILEGGIPLPAEPVLGDRRAVLERVRSMLSGDGTDVVVLGLPLASGRRPTEMSMEVEALAEAIRGLGAGVALVGEWGSSVEARSMPVKHRRRTGRTDSLAALVILERYLAGS, translated from the coding sequence ATGACCCTTGCACTCGACTACGGCAGGGCCAGGACCGGAGTCGCGATTCTCGAAGGAGGGATCCCGCTGCCTGCGGAGCCCGTCCTCGGAGACCGCAGGGCCGTGCTCGAGCGCGTGAGGTCGATGCTCTCGGGAGACGGTACCGACGTCGTCGTCCTCGGGCTTCCCCTGGCCTCGGGAAGGCGGCCTACCGAGATGTCCATGGAGGTGGAGGCCCTGGCGGAAGCTATCCGGGGACTCGGTGCCGGGGTGGCGCTGGTAGGGGAGTGGGGAAGCTCGGTCGAAGCGCGCTCCATGCCCGTGAAGCACCGGAGGAGGACCGGCAGGACGGATTCCCTGGCGGCGCTCGTCATCCTCGAGCGATACCTGGCG